A genomic stretch from Hemibagrus wyckioides isolate EC202008001 linkage group LG20, SWU_Hwy_1.0, whole genome shotgun sequence includes:
- the LOC131370627 gene encoding teashirt homolog 1-like — MARRKQREPRKSAAYLPMDIKAATFEDRQLQDDSLALDDHGKYIFNEEEEEDAKESLRFQDSPNSNGTNPDTGCLSPLSDTSDQMPDYKSISSKEGHEEEEAQSSSDNSVLDNLDRTKAVCANLVSDASWSDVVMNIMKSRASASSAANMTNPNGNYIINRPSNHNRNILNGKAESSSNGCTVTNCSIKASNGAGVVYDWHQAAVAKTLQQTHHHLSAEASLFSTVQLYRQNHKLYGSVLTGASRFKCRDCNAAYDTLVGLTVHMNDTGHYHDDNQEKEEENNSKHWSKPRKRSLLEMEGKEDAQKVLKCMFCGHSFESLQDLSVHMIKTKHYQKVPLKEPVPALATKLVPAAKRRFLHDSLISPCSPKSIICSSKEASMVPVKGTVNPYVTPNNRYGYQNGASYTWQFEERKAQILKCMECGSSHDTLQQLTAHMMVTGHFLRVTNTAVKKGKQLVFDQSVEESTQSIPLPPTTAIVKHQSESPALSSCSEAKKEMEEVCEPVQKMIKEEKEEISMNSTSYKYLREEDLEETAKGGMDILKSLENTVSSAISKAQTGTPTWGGYSSIHAAYQLQRAMKPSILPPVVQSVQAVINSNLLSLDPDPGSLIYTPHRQSLPLALRNSVSTIEELMEKVSGKTLVKKEREERTGSADAATSISPLLKDNKVSVDTKTNEGMCKEEPMEMFVESQNKNHSLESPIDNGPSLEMVIDQSSERPFISPLNSLQLVVNSHLPKASKMVSSSSDPLSVLYKISNRVVDKTAHRSSSDEQNGMLDTDFYKDTDQPIDLRKCKSSTGSIHQESTVNTSSLKLLNNKANGSKAHHPGLPLSDSLNLRENALMDISDMVKSLTSQLTPKSSIPPCLLGKSDTDRSSCEDPMENFSSAQKQKGRQSSWNPQHLLLLQAEFASSLKQTPEGCYIVTDLCPHERVKICKFTGLLMTTVSHWLANVKYQLRRTGGTKFLKNLDSRNPLFLCGECDSKFRTPSAYVNHLESHLGFSLKEMSKMCPR; from the exons ATGGCgaggagaaaacagagagaaccCAGGAAATCTGCAG CCTACCTTCCGATGGACATTAAAGCAGCCACGTTTGAAGACAGGCAACTTCAAGATGACAGTCTTGCTTTGGATGACCATGGAAAATACATATtcaatgaggaagaggaagaagatgcAAAAGAGTCGCTGAGATTTCAGGACTCCCCTAACAGTAATGGGACCAACCCAGATACTGGCTGTCTTTCCCCGCTCAGTGACACCAGTGATCAGATGCCTGATTATAAAAGCATTTCTTCGAAAGAAGGACATGAAGAGGAAGAAGCACAGAGCAGCTCGGACAACAGCGTTCTGGATAACCTAGATCGGACAAAAGCCGTCTGTGCGAACCTGGTCTCTGATGCGTCCTGGTCCGACGTGGTGATGAACATCATGAAAAGTAGGGCAAGTGCATCCAGTGCAGCTAACATGACGAATCCCAATGGCAATTACATAATTAACAGGCCAAGCAATCACAATCGAAATATCCTTAATGGAAAGGCAGAAAGCAGTTCAAATGGCTGCACAGTTACTAACTGCAGCATTAAGGCTTCTAATGGTGCTGGTGTAGTGTATGACTGGCATCAGGCTGCTGTAGCCAAAACACTCcaacaaacccatcaccacttATCAGCAGAGGCAAGCCTGTTCAGCACGGTGCAGCTCTACCGACAAAACCACAAACTCTACGGCTCTGTTTTGACTGGTGCTAGCAGGTTCAAGTGCAGGGACTGCAATGCTGCATACGACACACTAGTAGGTCTCACGGTTCACATGAATGATACTGGTCATTACCATGACGACAaccaagagaaagaagaagagaataaTAGCAAGCACTGGTCGAAGCCCCGCAAGCGATCATTGCTGGAGATGGAAGGCAAAGAGGATGCCCAGAAGGTACTGAAGTGCATGTTCTGTGGCCACTCCTTTGAGTCTTTACAGGACTTGAGTGTCCACATGATTAAGACAAAGCATTACCAGAAAGTGCCTCTTAAAGAGCCTGTGCCAGCTTTGGCCACCAAACTGGTGCCAGCAGCCAAAAGACGATTCCTTCACGATTCCCTAATTTCCCCTTGTTCCCCGAAGTCGATTATATGTTCCAGTAAAGAGGCTTCAATGGTTCCTGTGAAGGGCACTGTTAATCCTTATGTTACCCCAAACAATCGCTACGGATACCAGAACGGTGCAAGTTACACTTGGCAGTTTGAGGAACGCAAAGCACAAATTCTGAAGTGCATGGAGTGTGGGAGCTCCCATGATACACTGCAGCAACTCACTGCCCACATGATGGTCACAGGTCACTTCCTGAGGGTCACAAACACTGCAGTAAAGAAGGGAAAGCAGTTAGTGTTTGACCAAAGTGTGGAAGAAAGCACGCAGTCAATTCCATTACCTCCTACAACGGCCATTGTTAAACACCAGTCAGAGTCCCCTGCTCTGTCTTCTTGTTCAGAGGCCAAGAAGGAAATGGAGGAGGTTTGTGAACCAGTTCAGAAAATGAtcaaggaggagaaggaagagaTCAGCATGAATTCCACATCGTATAAATACCTAAGAGAGGAAGACCTTGAGGAGACTGCTAAAGGAGGGATGGATATCCTGAAGTCTCTAGAGAACACAGTGTCCAGTGCCATCAGTAAGGCTCAGACAGGTACGCCCACCTGGGGAGGATACTCCAGCATCCATGCTGCTTATCAACTTCAGAGAGCTATGAAGCCGTCTATACTTCCTCCAGTGGTTCAAAGTGTGCAGGCAGTCATCAATAGCAACCTTCTTTCACTCGATCCTGATCCTGGATCACTTATTTACACTCCCCACAGACAGTCATTGCCCCTGGCCCTCAGGAACAGTGTATCTACCATAGAGGAGCTGATGGAGAAGGTCTCGGGAAAGACCTTggtaaagaaagagagggaagaaagGACAGGGAGTGCAGATGCAGCTACATCAATATCACCATTACTGAAAGACAACAAAGTTAGTGTTGATACAAAGACAAATGAAGGTATGTGTAAAGAGGAACCTATGGAGATGTTTGTAGAAAGCCAGAATAAGAACCATAGCCTAGAGTCACCCATCGATAATGGCCCCAGTTTAGAGATGGTTATCGATCAATCATCTGAGAGACCTTTTATCAGCCCCCTAAATTCACTCCAGTTAGTTGTGAACTCACACCTTCCCAAAGCCTCCAAGATGGTCAGCTCCTCCTCTGATCCGCTCTCTGTGTTATACAAGATCAGCAACAGGGTGGTCGACAAAACCGCCCACCGTTCATCATCTGATGAGCAAAATGGCATGCTTGACACAGATTTCTACAAGGACACTGACCAGCCTATAGATCTGAGAAAATGTAAAAGCAGTACTGGCAGCATCCATCAAGAAAGCACTGTCAACACCAGCAGTCTCAAGCTACTAAACAACAAAGCTAATGGAAGTAAAGCTCATCACCCGGGCTTACCTCTGTCCGATTCTCTAAACCTACGGGAAAATGCCCTCATGGACATCTCAGACATGGTAAAGAGCCTCACTAGCCAGCTCACCCCCAAGTCCTCCATTCCACCATGCCTTTTAGGGAAATCTGACACCGACAGGAGCTCATGTGAGGATCCCATGGAGAACTTTTCTTCTGCGCAGAAGCAAAAAGGTCGCCAGTCCAGCTGGAACCCTCAGCACCTACTCCTTCTTCAGGCTGAGTTTGCCTCAAGCCTGAAACAGACCCCGGAAGGTTGCTACATCGTAACGGACCTCTGTCCTCATGAACGTGTCAAAATCTGCAAGTTCACGGGTCTGTTAATGACCACGGTGTCACACTGGCTCGCCAATGTGAAGTACCAACTGCGGAGAACCGGAGGGACCAAGTTTCTGAAGAACCTGGACTCCAGGAATCCATTGTTTCTTTGCGGAGAGTGCGATTCCAAATTCAGGACTCCTTCCGCTTATGTCAACCATCTGGAGTCTCACCTCGGCTTTAGCCTCAAGGAAATGTCCAAGATGTGTCCGAGGTGA